The sequence tgtacacaaacacacacacagttttgtgtgtatatacatacacacatacaaacaaagGACAGATAACAAAAGCTGGGCAGCAATTTTCTTACCATTCTTGAGGTATTCTACAAACAAAGCAATAAACTGTCCTGaattactacttttatttttcagaggaatagtaaatgacttatttttcaaaaatacatttcacTATTGTTTCCTTAGACTAAGAAACCATTTTCCTACTGTAAAATACACTACAGTTAGAAAAACCACTGCACATAAAAGCCTATGTAATCCACAATGTTATTGAAACatttaatactaaaaatattgAAACAGTTAATCAACactaaaaataatataagtaaacaaggaaaataatacaaCCGAGTAAGacaacagtattttattttaaatcttggtATCTGGGAGGactctgtctactaaaaattcatTACTAGTTTGTTTATTAGTAGGATAATTATTGTAACTCCTCTGGGAAGATGTCTTAAAATGACGCAGGAATCCTGATAGGGCCAACAATAGCCATAGAAAACCTTAGTGCCGGATCTTCaggaaaatatttgatatttatgGAAACTCCAGGGAGCAATTACCAATAAAGGGTATCTGGTTCCCTCTTTTCTAGATAAGATAGGCTGTGACTACCCAACTACCCAGGGGAAAACCAGTCAGAAGGAGGACAATGAATAAAAAAGAGATGGCtacttgctttcttatttttgaggTATGATGTAACTATTAGCCCTCCTATATAACGCAAAGGGGCATCTGCCTCACACAAACTTATATCTGccatctaaaaaatataaaactcttttTCAAAGGAACATGAATTTACtttaaagtaattaaatataGCTTCTTACATTCTTATGATTTCTTAGaacatcacttttattttaagaatattcagGCATAAACATATTCGATGAGTTATTCAAGATGTTATATCTTCACTTCAGATTCAAATCTGAACTCAAATTCTAAAGACACAATCTCAGAATAACAAATCTCAAAGGTTATTTGAGAAAGACAAAAACCCACTGCTTAAAATGTTAGAAATGCTCTCCCTAAAGTCTCAGAACAAATTTTTAAGAATGTCATATAAACGCTTTATGtacagaaattatttatttaaaccttTGCTACACATGCCTACAAAATTCCTATAAAAGTCTCTAAAACACTTCACACGAAAGTGTATtaactaggaaaaaagaaaactataaagttTATCTTCTCGAACACTAATaaaattcccattttaaaaagtatactatGTAACACAAAGTTCCACTGAAAACTCATATGGCTATATTTCATTAAGCTATAGTgcaataaaataaaggaagaaaatgtaagagaCAAAGTTTTGCCTTATAGTGATTATCCGGTCTCCAGTCTTGTCTTTCTGTTTATCGATATCTATGTGTGCACCAGTAAACTCCCGAATAGCATTGATATTACAGCCTCCTCTTCCAATCACTCTGGATATCACAGTTGATGGAACAGATACTTTCTTTGACCTGTTCAAAAGttgtatatataaattaagaTTAATCATTAACAAtagttattgtaatttttaaaagaggaaagagtattactaaaatgtttttctataaatacaaaatattgttgaataagCCTCTTCTATTTACTCTTACTCTAGATGAACAGAGAAAAGGCAATCAGGAGCAACAGACAGATAAGCTTTATTATAGCTTCTCATTTCACTATCAAAgattgtttgctttgttgattaTCATTCTTCACTTGTATTGGTAAAGCACATACTACGTAGACACGTGCTGTGCTAATGCAAATACTAATGGTAAATAAGATAGACATGGGTTTCTGCCCACATATATTGACTATGTACACGCTAATTATGAAAACACCACCACGTCATGTGTTGCAATAGTatgcgtgtacacacacacacgtattatacatacacatatatgtatatatagacatgtatatgtatatacatatatgtatatatgtataatatatacatgtatatgtgtgtatatatatatatgtatatatgtgggtgtgtatatatgcTGGTTGGGCATCTAATCTAGCCTCAAGAGTCAAGAAAGACTTCTTGTGGGCCCTTTTTGGTGCTTTACACATacacttctttttattctctaaaatatataactCAAAGAGTGATGTTAAAAATTcatgactgggcgtggtggctcacgcctgtaatcccagcactttgggaggctgaggcaggtggatcactttatgtcaggagttcgagaccagcctggccaacatagtgaaatcctgtctctactgaaaaaaatacaaaaattagccaggcatggtggtgtgcgcctgcaatcccagctactcaggaggctgaggcaggagaatcacttgaacctgggagatggaggttgccgtggactgagactgcaccactgcactccagcctgggcaacagagcgagactccttctcaggaaaaaagaaaaaatattcattactTCCCTGTATTCTTATAGCAGCATTAAAATGACCATCCACAAATatgaaaactttctaaaaatctttaataatgtctggaaaaagaaaatgctactagaatttaaaaagcaaaatctggccgggcacggtggctcacacttgtaatcccagcactttgggaggctgaggcaggaggatgatgaggtcaggagatcgagaccacggtgaaaccctgtctctactaaaaatacaaataattagcagggtgtggtggcgggcacctgtagtcccagctactcggagaggctgaggcaggagaatggcgtgaacccgggagacggagcttgcagtgagtcgagatcgcgccactgcactccagcctgggcgacagagcgagactccgtctcaaaaaaaataaataaataaaaataaataaataaataaaaataaaaataaaaagcaaaatctgaggccgggcacggtggctcacgcctgtaatcccagcactttgggaagccaaggtgggtggttcacctgaggtcagcagttcaagaccagcctggccaacgtggtgaaatctcatctctactaaaaatacaaaaaattacccgggcatggtggcatgcacctgtaatcccacctacttgggaggctgaggcaggagaatcacttcaacctgggaggcagaggttgcagcaagccgagatcacgccattgcattctagcctgggcaacaagagtaaaactccatctcaaaacaaaaaaaaaacaaaacaaaaaaaacaacaaaaaaaacaatatcCATCTAATACTtgcaaaattacattttaattttaaacattcagATATAGAttatagagtttctttttttttttttttttttgacagagtctcattctgtacccaggctggaatgcagtggtgtgatcatagctcactgcagcctcaaactcctgcgcataagcaatcctcccacctttcccaagtagctgagattacaagcatgaaccacatgcccagctaatttttaaattttggttttagcagagatggggccttcctatgttgcccaggctgctcttgaactcatggtctcaagtgatcctcttgtcttggcctcccaaaatgctggaattacaggcatgagccacaggtGTCAGGCCTGAATTCCTGGTAAGCTGATTAAagaatatttctaaaagaaatacaGTATAGAGTTCTCAATAAAGAGAAGCAGTCAAGTATAGttcaataaacaagtaaattatTTACTGAGAATGGTTGATTAAGTATTAAAAGTTGTCATATTTTCTAAAAGGAAGGGAATGATCCCTGTTCTTTATATACACAACTAAGTAACCTGACAACTCTTTTTTCCCTAAAGGGCATGATAATCAGCCAGTGATCATCATTTCCAAATTGTATAACACAGTATTAAATgcatatacaaaaaccaaattATCTTATTATTGTATAGAGAATATTCTGATGATGTGATTTCAATTAATCCAATAGAGTGTGTATGTGAAGGAGTGAAAGAAAGaatgtgtgtatagtgtgtgaaaatagagacagaaataaacataGTTATGACGGGGACAAGATTTGGTCCAAAATACGGAGGAAATAAGCCAAAAACCTGTATACTGCACTTAGGGATTAACAGTAGTTACTAAGTTTGGTTCACTATAGCTTTTGTTTCAGATAACCAAAAGTttgaatttttatgaaatttcTGGAAAGTTCTTTAAAATAAGTTATCAAAGAGTGACAATGGATAATTCTTTCTGGATTTCAAGTGTCTTACCTCCTTTTAAGTTTCTGGGATATTGTATTCCTACTCTTggatacatattatttttaaaatcccatgcAAAACAAAGTACTTTTATCCTGAAACCCTTAAAATAAAGTTACCTTATGATTTAAAGACAACAGTTACTATGATTAGATCAACAGTTTAACATCAATACCTACTCATTCATCAAATGTTTACAAGTAGCTTTTATAATACTTCTTTGTATCATATAAGGCTTTGAGATAACGAAGCTGAAAAAGATACAATCTAAGATAGTTCTTAAAGCAAACTCCAATACTTTTGAGGGGCCAAAttaacatgtaatttttttcatctaaaataTGGCACAGGCTCTCTCTGTTGGTCAAATTTAGCCTTGAACCATCAGTTTGTTTGCAACCTTTAAAAGAGTAGGAGGAATTTAATTATAAGGTAAATAACACTTGACTGTGATATATAGCacataaaaagaatgacaaaaacaATTACTCACCTTCTTACAACTTCTTTCcatccttcttccctcttttgcCCACGCTTAGGACTTGCTACTGTTAACTTCCCATttggagaggaaaggggagatgGACCAGATTTTGTACAAGTAGATAGAGAATTACTGGTCCCTTCATTGATAGTTTCTGACAATCTTTAACAAAGAGAGGGAAAGTACATTAAATATAGAACAGatgtagaatttttaaatgataaaggtAGTCTgctacacaattttttaaaatttatttttaaataaaaaatgacctTATTTTTCACTTCTCCTCATATTTAGCATATAATATagacagccttttttttttttttctttttgagacaggtctcgctctgttacccaggctggagcgcaacaGTGCAatcacacagctcactgcagccttgagctatCGGGTTCAGGTgatcattctgcctcagcctcccgagtagctgggaccacaggcgcatgccatcacatcggctaattaaaaaaaaaaaaattatttgtagagacagggtctccctatgttgtccaggctggtgttgaactcctgggcccaagcaatcctcccactttggcctacCAAAGAGCTAttattataagcatgagccattgcacccagcctaaagaGCCAACTTTAAGAAGATACTACCTAGGGTACACATTTAGCAGAGTTGAATCACAGTAATAATCCCTTTAAAACCACAATCCTTATTTTTCATGTGCTAAgtttaacaaccaaaaaaaaaagaaattacatagtaaaaataatttgatgtCTCATTAGTACAAAATCTAAACAAAGCTTATTCTTCAATTCAATTGAAACTGTACCTTCTTTAGCACAAAGAAAAATCCTATTTTGCAAGTTGCGAATTTActttctttaccaaaaaattCAGTAATACGGTATTTCATGATGACACtataaacactgaaaataaaaattggaactAACTTTATTGAAGCCTTGCCAGAAAcagattttctctcttcctttggaAATGTAACAAGAACTGATGGCTGCTTTTTGCTGCTCACAGTGGTAGTGACCACAGCTGGTGAATGATTGTCACTCTTACGACTGCTGTTGCTGTTACTACTTTCATCGCTGCAGCTGGAAATCCTCATGTTATCACTGTCCCCACTCTCGCTGGTACTGCTGCTCTTGGACTCTCCATTCACCTTCTCTGGCTGACTGTATGAAATTGGTAGTGGATCATCAAATATAATTTGAACGTTTTCtggagtaattttatttttcctgtttttcctctTTGAACTGGTTGTAGTtatggtattatttcttttaccATGAGAACCTGCCAAAGTTGTCCAGGTTGCAGATATACCTATAGTAGTAGTGGTTGTGGCACTTGGAGGTTCTGTCAAGACTTCAGGCTCATCTGTAAAAGTAGCAATACTGAATTAGCAAGTTCTAAGTGTTCCCAGAATGTATTTAGCTATAAGCACTTGAAGAAAAGTAAAACCCAGGAGAGATACTCTACTACTATTAGCCATGTAAGTTATTCTCACATTCATTGGTAACGAGCTGGATAGGACTGATATATTCTGTGTACCCACGTTCTGTTCAAAGAATAGCAGGcagttataaaaaatattttggggggcATTTCTGGTGCTGGCGTGGCTCCAAGAAGGCCATTCCAGCCATCAATCTTCCACCTGCTCCTTAGAGAAGATGAGCGAGTCGAGCTTGAAGTCCAGCCAGCCCTTGGCCTCCAAGCAGAAAATGGACAGCACTGAgaagcagggctggggcaggcccCGCAAGCAGCCTCCGGTGAGTCCCGGGACAGCACTGGTAGGGAGTCAGAAAGAGCCCAGTGAAGTGCCAACACCTAAGAGACCCTGGGGCCAACCAAAGGGAAGCAAAAACAAGGGAGCTGCCAAGACCCGGAAAACCACCACAACTCCAGGAAGGAAACCAAGGGGCAGGGAAAaactggagaaggaggaagaggagggcatCTCGCAGGAGTCCTCGGAGGAGGAGCAGTGACCGTGTGTGCTGCCTGTGCCTCACTGAAGGAGCAGCTTCCTTCTGGGACTGGACAGCTTTTGCTCCGCTTCCACCACCCCCGCCCCTTTCCCAGGCTCACCATCACCACTGCCTCCGGCCGCCACCCCCATCCTTCCACCTGTGCCCTCACCACCACACTACACAGCACACCAGCCACTGCAGGGCCCCCATGGGCTGAGTGGGAAGCAGTTTCCCCCTGGCCTCAGTTCCCAGCTCTCCCCGACcacccacacatacacaagtACCCTCCTGGACAATGCTAACATCCCACTTAGCCACATCCTGCACATGCTGCATCCCCACTCTCTTAGTAGTAGCAACACTGCTCTCTGGTGTTGGGGGCACCCTCTCTGCTCCTCCACTGTTCCCTCTGGCTTCCCAGTGTGGTCTGGGAGGGTTCCCTTGGCCTTAAAAGGGGCTCAAGCCCCATCTCATCCTGGCATGCCCTACTCCACTGCCCTGGCAGCACGTGTGGCCAATGGAGGGGGTGCTGGCCCCAGGATTCCCCCAGCCACACTGTGTTTGTCACTACGTGGGGCTCACACTTCTCATCCTTTCCCACCTCCCCTAGTCCCTGCACTAGGTTGGACAGTCCCCTTTGGCTACAGGAAGGCAGGAGGGGTGTGAGCCTCTTACTCCCTCTTCACTGTGGCCCCAGCCCCCTTGCCCTCCGCCTGGGATCTGAGCACATATTGCGGTGATGGAGATGCAGTCACTTATTGTCCAGGTGAGGCCCACAagccctgtggccaccacctGAGGTGGGCTGGGGCCACTCCCCCATCCTTACTTTGCTTCTGCCACTCGGCCATTTCCCCTCCTCAGAAGGGGCACCAATAACAAGGAGCTCACCCTGCCTGCTCCCAatcctcctgctcctccctgcctccccaagGTTCTGGTTCCATTTTTCCTCTGTTCACAAACTACCTCTGGACAGTGGTGGTATTTTTTGTTCAGTGTTCCATTCTTCGACATCCGTCACTGCTGCCACTACCAGCACCAAATGTTCATCCTCATTGCCTCCTGTTCTGCCCACGATCCCCTCCCCTAAGATACTCTTCGTGGGGAAGAGGGGATGGCGCATGGCAGGCTGGGTGACCGACTACCCTAGTCCCAAGGAAGGTGGGGCCCTGCCCCTAGGATGCTGCAGCAGAGTGAGCAAGGGGGCCTGAATCGACCGTAAAGGGTGTAGGAACCACCTCCTCCCCCTGTTCTGCTGGGGAGGGGTAGCCATGATTTATTCCAGCCTGGGGCTCTCCCTCTGGTTTCCTATTTGCAGTtacttgaataaaaaaaaatatatatatatccttttctcagagaaaaaaaaaattggggggacAGTTTGGAAAATATAAGTATGTACTGTATACTATGTATTATTATATAGTTATTAAATTTCTTAATGTTGTTGCAGTTATGTAAAATATGTCCTCTTTCTGGGAAATACAAAATCAAGTATCTAGGGGTGACTTCACCTGATGTGTATAGCTTACATGCAAACTACTCAAAAAAGGAGAAGACACATCCCATGTGtgccaaaatgttttaaaaatataggtgACATAGAGGTGTTCACCATATTAAtccttaaaattttctgtagtttgaaaattttcaaaataaaaggctggagaagggaaattaaaaaacaaaacaaaacacaaacacacatacacacattgcATGCACATATTTTTGGTAGTTTCATGGCAATGGTTCCTTCCCACAATACAGTCAGTCCTCTTTATCCATAGATTTAACCAACACTAGATTGAAagtattcaaaaaacaaaacaataaacaaatacaaatttaaaaaatacagtataacaactatttacacagcatttgcGTTATATTAGGTATTAGAGGTAatatagagatgatttaaagtatatgggagaatgTGCATAATTTTTCTGCAAATATTACACCATGTTATATAAAGACTTGACTATCTGAATTTTGGTATCCGTGAGGGTCCTGGAAACCATCCCCTGTGGATATGAAGGGACAGGATTACTATACTTCCATCCCAAATAACCTTTTGATTACAACctagttaaaaataattccctCATTTGAAGAAATCGATGATCTGGATTGTACATGATATTATGAAATTACCATTTATAATACCTAAAATGGTATTATGATGATGTAAGCAAATGTCATTCTTGGGATGTGGGCTTAATTATTTATAGGtggccagcgcggtggctcatgcctgtaatcccagtactttgggtggctgaggcaggggggatcacttgagatcaggagttagaggctagtctggccaacatggcaaaaccccatctctactaaaaatacgaaaattaggtggacatggtggcacgtgtctgtagtcccagctacttgggaagctaaggtgggagaatagcttgaatccgggaaacggaggttgcagtgaaccgagagcatgatactgcactccaggctgggcaacagagcaagactcggtctcaaaaaaaaaaacaaaaaacgatttACAGGCGCAATGTCAGGATGTCTGCAATCTACTTTTTAGatggctcagaaaaaaatatgtagacgtacttaaagagaaaaataaagcaaatatggtaaaattttaacaattttgtcaATGTAGGTGGAATGTATTCAGGTATTCATTTTATC comes from Nomascus leucogenys isolate Asia chromosome 9, Asia_NLE_v1, whole genome shotgun sequence and encodes:
- the LOC100583834 gene encoding high mobility group protein HMG-I/HMG-Y-like codes for the protein MSESSLKSSQPLASKQKMDSTEKQGWGRPRKQPPVSPGTALVGSQKEPSEVPTPKRPWGQPKGSKNKGAAKTRKTTTTPGRKPRGREKLEKEEEEGISQESSEEEQ